The following is a genomic window from Planctomycetia bacterium.
CGATGCGGAAGGGATCGGTCTTCTCACTTTCGCGGGCGATCTCGCGCTTGATGATCTTCTTGGAACGGTCATTCCGCTCGGTGAGCCATCGGCCGTCGAAGGCGAAATACTCGCCTGACTCGCTGACCACGCCGTCGGCGATTTTCTTTTTGAAGTGAACGAGGAACTTTGAATTCGGCTCGCCCCGGGTGAAGAGCAGGTCGCCTTCCTTGATATGCCGGGACTCGACGGGCTCTCTCATCACGTATTCATAGTGGAGCTTGCACTTGAGGCCCTTGATGGCCGCGCCCTGCGACTCGAGACGATCGAGAATCTCGTCGGTCTCCTTATCGCCGGAGGAAAGTTTCTCGGCAGCGTCGGCCTCGGAGACCTGTGCCGGAGCGCTTGACGTGGGCACGCCCTCGTCGGCGAATGAGCACGCCGCTGAAAAAAGGGGGAGAAACGCCGCAAGGAATCGATGGATGTTCAACTGTCTCTCCTGCCCATGATCCGTCCGGGACTACGGCCCAGCATCGCCGGGATGAAGTAGATTAGGCCTTCCAAACGCGAATCGCCAGAGTGACATAAGGTGACACACGGGCTCGCGGACGCTTGTAACCGTTGTGGCGGGCACGTGTTGGGGCGAGTGGCATTTTGGGTGGTTTTACGTGAAACAGGGCTGGAGCCGGTCCGCACCGGCGACGTCGGATTACTGGGCCGTGGGATTTTCAATCGTGAAGTCATCGCAATCTGTACTCTTGCTCAACGACCGCGCCGTTTTCAAGCGTCGCGGCGCTGCCCAGCGCCTTGTCAGGCCATTCCAAGTAGGCTCAGCAACTCTCCCAGCTTTCGAATCACATGATTCGCCTCGCCGGACCACTCGGGCAGGGGGCCCGTCTCGCTCCACATGAGGACCGTCGTCGCGCCGGCGGCGTTTCCGCAGAGGATGTCGTAGTGAAAGTCGCCGATGACCCAGGCATCGGAGGGCTTGCCGCCGAGGGTGCCGCAGATTTCGTGGACCGGCTGCGGCGATGGTTTGCAGACGCCGTCCTCGCGCGTGCGGATCAGGTCGAAGGCAATCCCATGCCGATCCTGAAACGCCCTTACAGATACGCGAGAATTCCGCGTCATGAGCGCAACAGGAAATCCGAATCTTCTGATGGCGGCGACCACATCCTTTGCGCCGGGCTGCAGGATGCTCGACGCGGCGGCATCGGCCTCGTGGCGATGAACAATTTCCTCGGCCCGTGCCCTTTGCGCCGGGGACATGGTCTCCAACTCTTCGAGCAGCGATCCCTTGGTGATGCCGATTTCGGCGCGCATGCGGTCGAAGTCGAGGGCGGGGACGGTGAGGGTGCCGTCCATGTCGAAGATGATGACGCGGGATCGGGAATGCATGGGCAAATGATAGCCCATGCATCGATCCTCCGCGAACCGAGATGATCGCCCGCGCGGGCGGTCGGAAAGCGAGTGACCGAGTCGACGCCACTATGAAATGTCCTTTTGCGGCAAACCCCGGCGCGCAGCGAGAGTGAATGATCGCGTGCGAGGCTTGACATGGCGGGCGTGGGTATTATGTTGCCACTGTCGCAGAGGCTGGAAAGGAGGCAAGCCGCATGTTTCCCGCCCTTGTTAGCTACCTCATTCTCGGTTTGGCATCAGGCGACGCGCTTCATCAGCAGGCGAGCCAACGCGCCAGTACCAAGCGTTCGGAAAACAACGATGCAATTCGCCGTGATCTCGCCGAAAGGGTCGCCGGGACCCTGAAGAGTGCGCGCTCGCTGGTCATGGAAGTCGAAATACGCGCCGAACCCCATCGCTTGCGAGTCCTCACGGAGATGGCGCCGGCCCTCCTGAGAACCCGAGTCTACGACCTCAGCAATACGGAAAGCTGCGATCTCGACCGTCCGGACACCGCGTTTCTGTTCAAGAACGGTGTGATGAGTGAGTATCGTGCGGTTTGGCGCCCGGAAAACGGGCTTCCGTTGAAGAGTGTTCTGCTGCAGTACCCCGCCGTATTCGCGGTTCAGGAGAACTCCGGTGAGTCTTGGACGCCGGATCCGAACGGGAGCCAACATGCCATTCTCGGACACCCGACTGATTGCCTGATCGGGTCGTACATTCAGTCTTGGGTCGGACCGTTTTCGGAAAAAGCCGGCTACTTCGCGGGGGTGATTGGCGAGGGCGAAATCTCGCCGATCCACGAGCGAATATCCGACTCTGACTGTATCGTTGTTACGAAAAAACAAGAGATGGGTAACTACATACGGATTGATCGATACTACTTCGACAAAGACAAGATGCTGCCGCGTCGATGGCAAACGCTGGAACGCGAGGGTGAGGGGGAACCCAAAGTGACGCGTGTCAGGGACTTTGTGAAGATCCACATTGACGAGCAGACCCTGGATTCTCGCACTTTGAGTCTCCCATTCGTCGGGACACGCCAACAGGAAGCGCTCAGCGATTCGGAAGAATGAGGTCATCGTCCGGTCGAGTCAGAAAGAAGGTTGACCCTGCCGATTCGGGCAGGTTCATGCTGAAGTTCGTTGTGGATTTGACGAGGAATAGTGAGTCAATTGTTAAAGGAGGTCTACGTGAATATCACAAGACTGATCATGTCATGTCTGGTTACGGCGTTTGTTCTCGCTGGGCCCAGTGCATTGGCGATTGATCAAACGACTTAGCTGCAGCAGAAGATTCTCGTTGTTACCGATGGAGAAGAGTATTGGAAGCAGTTTGACGCCCTTCATTCTCCCGGCGTGGATATGTGGAGCGTCCTGGATAGAACGCAGGACTATACGCTGTGGAGCGACAAGCTTGGGAGCGATGCCTTCGCGGTTCGCTGGCGCTCCGCAGCCGGGTCGACTGAACTCGTGAAGAACGGCGTTGTTGTTGCCGATGTCGTGTGCGGGTCCGACCAGCAGAATCGTCCTACCTTTGCAGGGGCCTTTGATTCGCAAGGCAATCCTCAGATATCGGGACACCTGGATTACGACTCGGAAAACGAACTCGTAATCCTCCAAATTACGGTCGACGCAGCATCACACCGAGCAGCAATCGCGGTTTCCGCTGACGCCTTGACGATAGTGAGCTCCGCCAATAACTCGTGTGTCTGCTTCGGTCTCCCCGGCGGCACCACAGCTACGTGCAGTACGACGGCGTGCGACGAAGGAATCAGTTGTGGAACCGCCGGAAACGGCACGAACAAGGCTTGCAGATGGAAAGCCGGATCACGAGTGGTCGAGGAGGTTGTCGCTACTCCCGCACCGGACCCCGGCGGATGAGCGGCTTGCAACGCCGGTTGAATATCGACCCTGGAGGCCGCGTCCTTCAGGGTCGTTCTTTCGTCCAAGTCTTTGATTCAGTCCCCGATTCGTGCCTCATGCATAGCTGTGCAGGCCGACGATGTAGAAGTTCACGAAGCACCAATTGAAGGCCATCATCAGGCAGCCGGCGACACTGAGCCACGCGGTCCACAGGCCCTTGTTCTTGGTCACGAATCGCATGTGAATGAGAATGGCGTAGACGATCCACGTGTTGAGCGCGAAGACTTCCTTCGGGTCCCATCCCCAGGGGCGGCCCCAGGAGTAGTCTGCCCAGACGGCGCCGAGGATGGTGCCGACGAAGAGCATGACGAAGACCATGTTCAGAATGATGAGATGGCTCCAGTCGACATGCTGCAACCACATGGGTAGGCCGGTCGGCGAGGACTTGTCCCCGGGAAGGGCGCCGGCGAGGATGGGCTTTTCCAATGCCAGGTCGTGGAACGACCCTGAGACGCCGACGGCCGCGAGGCGGGGATTCGCGCCGATTGGACTTGCCGCGCCGCGAATGACTCGACCCGCGATATTGCCGAGAGTCCAAACACCGCCGACGCCGATCATCACCCAGCCCATGCCGAGCGAGAATCCGTGATTGCCGATGGCGAGCGTCAGACAGGCGAGGAACAAGCCCGTGACGGCGGCAATGAGGCGATGCGACGTGTCCGGGCGAACGACAATCAGCAGGAGCGCGAGCGAGCCGATCGCGGCTACCCAGAAGGCGGTGGTGGCGGTGGAACTCTTCACGTATTCGCCGGACGGGTCAAGCCCCTTGACGAAGACGAAGTTGAGCATGGCCAGCACGATGCCGCCGAAGAGGGCGACGACCGCGCCGAACTCCGCGGACTTGGTTGCGGCGCGATGGTGGTAGTAGCTGAAGAGATAGACCACCGCGATGATGGCGGCGACGAAGATGAGGGCATACGACGAGATGATCAGGACCGTGTGAATGCGCAGCATGAGGTCATCGAGGATGCCCATGATGGTCGTGATCGTTCCGCCGCCGGGGACCACAAAGCCCGCAAGCATCATCGCGACGAAACCGGTGGCGTGAGCGCCGATGAGCGCGACGCGGGTTCGATATTTGAGCTCAACGAGAAGGGCGAT
Proteins encoded in this region:
- a CDS encoding HAD family hydrolase; its protein translation is MGYHLPMHSRSRVIIFDMDGTLTVPALDFDRMRAEIGITKGSLLEELETMSPAQRARAEEIVHRHEADAAASSILQPGAKDVVAAIRRFGFPVALMTRNSRVSVRAFQDRHGIAFDLIRTREDGVCKPSPQPVHEICGTLGGKPSDAWVIGDFHYDILCGNAAGATTVLMWSETGPLPEWSGEANHVIRKLGELLSLLGMA
- the ccsA gene encoding cytochrome c biogenesis protein CcsA, with protein sequence MIAAIAAPASGDEVAFAASEKAAAIDAQIDWSHARLIAVQDAGRYKTLDSFAREAIHEMYGKEHFPGLSPMATMMEWLFNRDAYADSPVLRIKDKGVQIHLSAHMPEAARQRIQQTGYMTPREFDDPVVAQRIIELEPMAPMVSAMRRVRGTEAVFRHMEEMLRIVPAPNEARDAMWHTIAELQANLPPDLLAKAGRSADSIGAPIPGVTTEQAVRGVQAWAKVWSAWKEGDAAKVQASIDQLAEFLPTMAGEGVYPAESQRAAEASYYSWGKFTWGYWFYMAGLIFSIPALVTGWRKPWVISIAFLMIAMGVHAFGIGLRWYILGRIPVANMFEAIVGSAWIGIAIALLVELKYRTRVALIGAHATGFVAMMLAGFVVPGGGTITTIMGILDDLMLRIHTVLIISSYALIFVAAIIAVVYLFSYYHHRAATKSAEFGAVVALFGGIVLAMLNFVFVKGLDPSGEYVKSSTATTAFWVAAIGSLALLLIVVRPDTSHRLIAAVTGLFLACLTLAIGNHGFSLGMGWVMIGVGGVWTLGNIAGRVIRGAASPIGANPRLAAVGVSGSFHDLALEKPILAGALPGDKSSPTGLPMWLQHVDWSHLIILNMVFVMLFVGTILGAVWADYSWGRPWGWDPKEVFALNTWIVYAILIHMRFVTKNKGLWTAWLSVAGCLMMAFNWCFVNFYIVGLHSYA